In the genome of Pseudonocardia cypriaca, the window GCCGCCCGGCGGCCTCGGCGAGCACGTGCCCCCGTTCGGTGAGGGGGATGTCGGTGCGGCCCGTGTGCTTCCCGGACAGCGACCACTCGGTCTCACCGTGGCGGAGCAGGAACACGCGGCCGGTCATGGTCCGGAGCGTAGACGCGGGGGACCGGCGCGCCGGTCGCGTGCCCGCTCCCGCCGGGTGCGAGAGGGCGCCGGGCGGCCGGCACGGGTGCGGTGCCGCCTCCCTAGGGTCGGACCGGTGAGCGTCCCATCGGTGCGTCGTCCTGCTGATCTCGACATCGTCCGCGAGTCGTACGACCGCGTCGCGGACACCTACGTGGAAATGGGTCTGGGAGACGTCCGCGCGTACCCGTGGCTCCGAGCCGCGATGGACGTGTTCGCCGATGCGGTCCGCGAGTTGGGTCCGGTGCTCGACGTCGGGTGCGGCCCGGGCGCCGTGACGGCGTACCTGGCCGATCGCGGTGTGGACGTGTCCGGGGTGGACCTCTCGCCCCGCATGATCGAGCACGCACGCCGTCTCCACCCCGGATGCAGCTTCGGCGTGGCGTCGGCCACCGATCTCGACCTCGCCGACTCGTCGTTGGGCGGGGTGCTGGGGTGGTGGTCGTTGTTCAACCTGCCTCGCGACGTCCTGCCGCAGGTCCTGGCGTCGTTCGCCCGGGCGCTGGTGCTGGGCGGACAGCTGATCGTCGCCACGCACGTGGGGGACGGCGAGGTGGCTCGTGCCGAGGCGTACGGCGGTGTCCCGGTCGAGTGGACGACCTACCTGTGGCAACCGGAACAGCTCGCCGCGCTGGTCGAGGAGGCGGGCCTCCGACCGGTGGCCGAGCTGCGGCTCGGTGCCGACGGACAGTTCGGCCCGCTCGTGGTGCTCGTGGCTCGACGCGACCACTGACCGTCCGGGCCGGGAGAAGTCGCCCGACAACGAGAGACGGCGCTGACCCACGAGAGGTGTTCTCGCAGGTCAGCGCCGTCGGCGACGCCTGGGTCAGGCAGCGGCCTTCGTCTCCCAGAAGATCTTGTCGATCTGGGAGATGTAGTCGAGCAGCTCCTGGCCGGTGGCCGGGTCCGTGGACGACTTCACGCCGCCGGGCCCGCCACCCGCCTTCTTGGTGGCCTTGTTGAACAGCTCGTGCAGCTCCGGGTACTTCTCGAAGTGCGGGGGCTTGAAGTAGTCGGTCCAGAGCACCCACAGGTGGTGCTTCACGAGGTCCGCGCGCTGCTCCTTGATGTCGAGCGCCCGCGTGCGGAACTCGGCGTCCTCGTTGCCCTGGTACTTCTCCTGGATCGCCTTCACCGACTCGGCCTCGATGCGGGCCTGCGCCGGGTCGTACACGCCGCAGGGGAGGTCGCAATGTGCGGTGGCCTCCAGCCGCGGGCGGAGAATGCGGGCGAAAAGCCGCATGGGTCCTCCCTGGATGGTGATCGTTCTGGCGTGTCCGACACTACTCCCGGCGTCGGGGCGCAGCAGTGTGATGAGGGGGTGGGTGTGCGCTGGCGGAGGGTGGCCGTGCGGGGGCCGTCGATGTCGCCGACGCTGCGGGACGGGGACGTGGTGCTCGTGGAGTTCGGTGCGCGGGTCCGGGCCGGGGACGTCGTGCTGGTGCGCTGGGCGGCGCGCCCGGAGCAGCTGTCGGTGAAGCGGGCCGCGCGGCCGGCGGACGACGGCTGGTGGGTGCTCGGCGACAACGACCACGGTTCGACCGACTCCCGCACGCTCGGGCCGGCCGCGGTGCTGGCCGTGGTGCTGTGCCGGCTGTGGCCCCGCCCCCGGCGGTTCCGCGGCCGCTCCTGACCCACTTCCCGACGAGCGGCGCGTTGGTCGGATAGGTTGCGACGAACGCGCCGTTCGTCGCAATGGGGTGAGGCATGCGACGCCCCGGTGGGTGAGCTCCTCCCGTAAGATCGCCCCGGAACCCGACTGCCCATCCGCCGGGCCTGTCGCACCATCCTGCGGCTGCTCGGCGCTCGGCCGTCCGGCACCGGTCGCAGACCCGCGACCCCCGGTGCACGGCGAGCGCGCGCCCCCGCTGGCGCCCCCCTGAGCACCACAAGGAAGTGGACCTGTGACCATCGCTGGAGAACGCACCATCCCCACCCGCGAGGAGATCTTCGCCGCGCACGGCGGGGGCAAGCTGGGCACCGCGCTCACCGCCCCGCTGGCGAACGCGCGCGACCTCGCCGTCGCCTACACGCCCGGCGTCGCGGAGGTCAGCCGCGCCATCGCGGCCGACCCCGGTCTCGCCGCCCGCTACACCTGGACCAACCGCCTCGTCGCCGTCGTGAGCGACGGCACCGCCGTGCTCGGGCTCGGGGACATCGGCCCGCGCGCAGCGCTGCCCGTGATGGAGGGCAAGTCCGCGCTGTTCAAGGCGTTCGCGGACCTGGACTCGATCCCGCTCGTGCTGGACACCACCGACGTCGACGAGATCGTCGAGGCGCTCGTGCGGCTGCGTCCGAGCTTCGGCGCGGTGAACCTCGAGGACGTCTCGGCGCCGCGGTGCTTCGAGCTGGAGCGGCGGCTCGTCGAGGCGCTCGACTGCCCCGTCATGCACGACGACCAGCACGGCACCGCGATCGTGCTGCTGGCCGCGCTGCGCGGCGCGTGCGCGGTGCAGGGCCGGGAGCTCGACGGGCTGCGCGTCGTCATCTCGGGGGCGGGAGCCGCGGGAGTGGCGTGTGCCCGGATCCTGCTCGCCGCGGGCGTGCGCGACGTCGTCGTCCTCGACTCGCGCGGCGTGCTCGACCCCGGGCGCGGCGGGGAGAAGGCCGCGGTGGCCGCGCTCACCAACCCGCGCGGTGTGACCGGTGGCCTCGCCGAGGCCCTCGACGGCGCCGACGTGTTCGTGGGCCTGTCGAGCGCGAAGGTGCCCGAGGAGCTGCTGGCGCGGATGGCGCGGGAGGCGATCGTCTTCGCCCTGTCCAACCCCGACCCCGAGGTGCACCCGGACGTCGCGAGGCGGCACGCCGCCATCGTCGCCACCGGCCGCAGCGACTTCCCGAACCAGATCAACAACGTGCTCGCGTTCCCCGGCGTGTTCCGCGGGGCGCTCGACGCGGGCGCCCGGCGCATCACGGAGGAGATGAAGCTCGCCGCGGCGGAGGCCATCTTCTCCGTGGCGCGCGAGGAGCTCTCGGCCGACGCGATCGTTCCGAGCCCGTTCGACCCGCGAGTCGCCCTAGCCGTTTCGTCAGCTGTCGCCGCAGCGGCCCCCGAGTCGGCCGTTACGCACTGAACCCGCCGCAACCTGCACGTTTGCTCCAACGGAGATCACGACCGTCACTCAGCGTGCAGGACGGGCCGTTCACTCACTCGGGGCGGGGTAGGCCGATCGAGCAGCTCGCCCAGATCGTGTGGCCGTCGGCGTCGTTGTAGCGATGGGTATCGACGCCGCGACGCTGGGAGATGGACGTGAGAGAGCTCGGACACCGCCTCGGCGACGGCCCGGTGGTCGAGCCACCGATCCAGCCGCACAGCGGGTCCGACGCCGTACTGCGAGCGGACCTGCACCGCGAGCGGTACGCCGCGCTCGGTGCCGAGGTGCATCCGGAGGCGGCGCGCTTCGCCTCCACGCTGGCCCGAGCCGTCTCGGAGCCGCCGGAACGGGATCGGGTGCCGGCCGTCCCGCTCCCGGCGGAGCCTGCGCTCCTGCACGACCACGACGGCCGGGTCGTGCGCGCAAACGAGGCGCTCGCCGCCCTCGCGGGGGCCTCGGACACCGCGGCCCTCGTCGGTGCCCGGATGCACCGGCTGCTCGTCGGCCCGGACCAGGACACGCGGCTGGTGCGCGCGGACGGGAGGCTCGTGCCCGTCCGCGCCGTGCGCTGGCCGCTGCCGGGCGTCGACCTGACCGGTGTCGTGATCGTCGAGCGGGACGCCGCACCGGGCGTCGACCCGGTCTGGGTGGCCGAGCTGGAGCGGCTGGCCCGGATCGGGACCTGGTCCTTCGACCTCGCGACGTCCGCGCTCGAGCGCAGCGAGACGCTCCACGAGCTCTACGGCTCGGTCGGGATCGACCCGGACGGTGCAGGCTCCCAGCCCATCGAGGCCGAGCAGGTGGCCGTGCTGTGCGCGGAGCTGCGCGCCGGGAACACCACCGCCGACCACCACGTCGAGCTGCAGCTGCCGGGCGACCGCATGCTGAGCTGCCGGGCGCAGGTGGAGCGTGGCCCGGACGGCACCCCGCTGCGACTGATCGGTGTCGTGCACGACGTGAGCGCGGAGCGGGTCTCGAGGTTCCGGGTCGAGCGTTCCGGGCGGCGCTTCGCCGACCTGATGGCGCTCGTGCCCGTCGGGGTCGCGCTGCTGGACCCGGCGGGCCGCGTCGTGGACGCCAACGAGGGCATGTGCGCGCTGCTGGACGTCCCGCTCGAACGGCTGCGCGGCACCGCGGCCACCGCCCTCTCCGCAGACGACGCCCCCGCGGGCGGGGCAGCGCAGCCGGAATGGCTGCGCCCGGTGCCCCGGGGGGCACGCCACGGCTACCGGGTCGACAGCGCTCCGCTGCGCCGCGCCGACGGCACGACGGTGTGGTGCGAACTGGCCGTCTCCGTGACCGAGGCGGACGACGGCGGCTTCCTGTGGCTCGTGACCTGCACCGACGTCTCCGACCGGCGCCGGGCAGCCGAGCTGCTGCGCAGCGCCGGCACGGTGGACGAGCTCACCCGCCTGCCCAACCGGGCCGCCGGGCTCGAGCTCGTGGACCGGCTGCTGGCCGGGGCTGACCGGGAGCGGGTCGCCGTGGTGTGCGGCGACCTCGACGACTTCGCCCGCGTCAACTCCTCCCTCGGGCACGACGCCGGGGACGACCTGCTCGTGTCGCTCGCCGGACGCCTGCAGCGCGAGCTGCCGTTCGGGTGCACCGCGGCGCGGCTGGGTGCCGACGAGTTCGTCGTGATCTGCGCGGACCACGCCGAGGTCGGCGGCCCCGACCTGCTCGCGCGGACGGTCGCCGACCTGCTGCGCACCACGATCACCGTGCACGGCCGCCCGGTCCAGATGACGGCGACGGTCGGGCTCGCCACCCCCGTGCCGACCGGCGAGGTGCGGGCCGCCGACCTGCTGCGCTTCGCCGAGGCCGCGATGCACGACGCCAAGCGCCGGCAGGCGCGGGGCGGCATCGGGATCGCCACCGACGGCGTGGTCAGCTCCGCCACCAAGGCCCTCGAGCTGGAGGCGGAGCTGCGAGCGGCGATCGCGGCCGACGGCCTCGTGCTCGACTACCAGCCCGTGGTGGCTCCGGACGGCACGATGATCTCGGCGGAGGCGCTCGTGCGCTGGCCGCACCCGGAGCGCGGGCTGATCCCGCCGTCCGACTTCCTGCCGGTGGCGCAGCGCAGCGGCCTGCTGCGCGAGCTCGACCTGTGGGTGTTGCGGGCGGCCACCCGCGAGGCGGCGGCGTGGCCCGAGTACCGCGGCCGCCGGTGCGCGGTCGCCGTCAACCTGGCCGGGCTGCTGCCCGGCGACCCGGGGTTCCGCGCCGCCGTGAGCGACGCCGTGTCTGATGCCGGGCTCGAGTGGGACCGGCTCGTGCTCGAGCTCGTCGAGACCAGCCTCGTCGCACTCCCGCCGCACGCGCTCGCCGCCATGGCCGAGCTCACCGAGCGCGGCGTGCGGTTCGCGGTCGACGACTTCGGCACCGGCTACTCGTCACTCGCCCGGCTGAAGGAGCTGCCGGCGCAGACTGTCAAGGTCGACCGCGCCTTCGTCACGGGCATCGCCGACGACCCGGCCGACTTCGCCGTGGCCCGCGCCGTCGTGGACATGGCGCGCGCGATGGGCCGCACCACGGTGGCGGAGGGCGTGGAGACCGCCGAGCAGTTCCACGTGCTGCGCGGCATCGGCGTGGACGCCTACCAGGGCTGGCTGTTCTCCCGCCCCGTGCGCGGGGAGGGCGTGCGCGAGGTGCTCGCCCGCGGGAGGCTCGCGACGCCGGCGTCCGCCGCCCGCTCCAGCCGCGTCTGATCACGAGCCGCTCACAACGTTCGCGGTTGTCAGCGCCTCGCGTTAGCCTCGCTGGCAGCGGCGACCGGCAAGGGGTCGTCGGCGAACACGGAGGTCTCCCCTGTGATCGAGTTCCGGGGCGTGACCAAGCGCTTCCCCGACGGCACGGTCGCCGTCGACAACCTCGACCTCGTCGTCGAGGCAGGTGGGATCACGGTCTTCGTCGGGCCGTCCGGCTGCGGCAAGACCACGTCGCTGCGGATGATCAACCGCATGATCGAGCCCACGGAGGGCAAGATCACAGTCGACGGGCGCGACGTCGCCGCCACCGATGCCGCGGAGCTGCGCCGCGGCATCGGCTACGTCATCCAGCAGGCGGGCCTGTTCCCGCACCGCACCATCCTCGACAACATCGCCACCGTCCCGCTGCTGCTCGGCTGGAGCAAGGCGAAGGCCCGCTCGCGCGCCGCGGAGCTGATGGAGATCGTCGGCCTCGCGCGCGAGATGGCAGGGCGCTACCCCGCGCAGCTGTCCGGCGGGCAGCAGCAGCGCGTCGGCGTGGCCCGCGCACTGGCCGCCGACCCGCCGATCCTGCTGATGGACGAGCCGTTCAGCGCGGTCGACCCGATCGTGCGCGAGAGCCTGCAGGACGAGCTGCTGCGCCTGCAGTCCGAGCTGGGCAAGACCATCGTGTTCGTCACCCACGACATCGACGAGGCCATCAAGCTGGGCGACAAGGTCGCCGTGCTGCGCGTCGGAGGGGTGCTCGCCCAGTACGACCAGCCCGGCCAGCTGCTCGCCCGCCCGGTCGACGACTTCGTCGACAACTTCGTCGGCCGCGACCGCGGCTACCGCGGCCTCGGCTTCCTGTCGTCCGACGCCGTCCCGATCGGCGAGCTGCCCACCGTCGCGCTGGGCGAGCCGGTGCCAGACGACGACGCATGGGTGCTCGTCGTCGACTCCGAGCAGCACCCGCAGGGGTGGCTCAACGGCGCCGAACGCAACGGCGCCGCCGTCGTCGAGGCCGACCACCTCGTTCCGGGCGGCTCGCTCTACGACATCGGGAGCGGGTCGCTACGCAGCGCGCTCGACGCGGCGCTCTCCTCGCCGTCGGGGGTCGGTGTCGCCATCGACGGCGACGGCGCGGTCGTGGGTTCGGTCACCGCAGGCGACGTCCTCGCGGTCGTGGACGCGGTCCGCGAGCACGAGGCGGCCGCGTGATCTGGAGCTGGATCCCCGGCAACGCCGACCGGATCCTCGCGCTCCTGGTCGAGCACCTGAGGCTGGCGCTGATCCCGATCGTGGCGGGCCTCGTGCTCTCCGTCCCGCTCGGCTGGCTGGCCAACCGGTACCCGCTCGCCAGGGCGATCCTCGTGCCGGCGGCGGGTGTGCTCTACACGATCCCGTCGCTCACGCTGTTCGTCGTGCTGCCCGGCATCCTCGGCACCCGGATCCTGTCCGAGATCAACATCATCGTCGCGCTCACCATCTACACGGTCGCGCTGCTCGTGCGCACCATCGCCGACGCGCTCGCCGCCGTGCCCGGCCTCGTGATCGCGGCGGCCACCGCGATGGGGTACCGGCCGGCGCGCCGGTTCCTCGACATCGAGCTGCCGCTGGCGATCCCGGTGCTCGTCGCAGGCCTGCGGGTCGCCACGGTGTCGAGCATCAGCCTGGTCAGCGTCGGCGCCCTCATCGGGGTCGGCGGGCTGGGCGAGTTCTTCACGGAGGGCTTCCAGCTGCAGTTCCCCACGGAGATCATCGTCGGCGTCGCGCTGATCGTGCTCCTCGCGCTGGCGGGTGATGCCGTGCTGCTCGTGATCGGCCGGATCCTCACGCCCTGGAAC includes:
- a CDS encoding EAL domain-containing protein — protein: MRELGHRLGDGPVVEPPIQPHSGSDAVLRADLHRERYAALGAEVHPEAARFASTLARAVSEPPERDRVPAVPLPAEPALLHDHDGRVVRANEALAALAGASDTAALVGARMHRLLVGPDQDTRLVRADGRLVPVRAVRWPLPGVDLTGVVIVERDAAPGVDPVWVAELERLARIGTWSFDLATSALERSETLHELYGSVGIDPDGAGSQPIEAEQVAVLCAELRAGNTTADHHVELQLPGDRMLSCRAQVERGPDGTPLRLIGVVHDVSAERVSRFRVERSGRRFADLMALVPVGVALLDPAGRVVDANEGMCALLDVPLERLRGTAATALSADDAPAGGAAQPEWLRPVPRGARHGYRVDSAPLRRADGTTVWCELAVSVTEADDGGFLWLVTCTDVSDRRRAAELLRSAGTVDELTRLPNRAAGLELVDRLLAGADRERVAVVCGDLDDFARVNSSLGHDAGDDLLVSLAGRLQRELPFGCTAARLGADEFVVICADHAEVGGPDLLARTVADLLRTTITVHGRPVQMTATVGLATPVPTGEVRAADLLRFAEAAMHDAKRRQARGGIGIATDGVVSSATKALELEAELRAAIAADGLVLDYQPVVAPDGTMISAEALVRWPHPERGLIPPSDFLPVAQRSGLLRELDLWVLRAATREAAAWPEYRGRRCAVAVNLAGLLPGDPGFRAAVSDAVSDAGLEWDRLVLELVETSLVALPPHALAAMAELTERGVRFAVDDFGTGYSSLARLKELPAQTVKVDRAFVTGIADDPADFAVARAVVDMARAMGRTTVAEGVETAEQFHVLRGIGVDAYQGWLFSRPVRGEGVREVLARGRLATPASAARSSRV
- a CDS encoding class I SAM-dependent methyltransferase, translated to MSVPSVRRPADLDIVRESYDRVADTYVEMGLGDVRAYPWLRAAMDVFADAVRELGPVLDVGCGPGAVTAYLADRGVDVSGVDLSPRMIEHARRLHPGCSFGVASATDLDLADSSLGGVLGWWSLFNLPRDVLPQVLASFARALVLGGQLIVATHVGDGEVARAEAYGGVPVEWTTYLWQPEQLAALVEEAGLRPVAELRLGADGQFGPLVVLVARRDH
- a CDS encoding ABC transporter ATP-binding protein; the encoded protein is MIEFRGVTKRFPDGTVAVDNLDLVVEAGGITVFVGPSGCGKTTSLRMINRMIEPTEGKITVDGRDVAATDAAELRRGIGYVIQQAGLFPHRTILDNIATVPLLLGWSKAKARSRAAELMEIVGLAREMAGRYPAQLSGGQQQRVGVARALAADPPILLMDEPFSAVDPIVRESLQDELLRLQSELGKTIVFVTHDIDEAIKLGDKVAVLRVGGVLAQYDQPGQLLARPVDDFVDNFVGRDRGYRGLGFLSSDAVPIGELPTVALGEPVPDDDAWVLVVDSEQHPQGWLNGAERNGAAVVEADHLVPGGSLYDIGSGSLRSALDAALSSPSGVGVAIDGDGAVVGSVTAGDVLAVVDAVREHEAAA
- a CDS encoding ABC transporter permease yields the protein MIWSWIPGNADRILALLVEHLRLALIPIVAGLVLSVPLGWLANRYPLARAILVPAAGVLYTIPSLTLFVVLPGILGTRILSEINIIVALTIYTVALLVRTIADALAAVPGLVIAAATAMGYRPARRFLDIELPLAIPVLVAGLRVATVSSISLVSVGALIGVGGLGEFFTEGFQLQFPTEIIVGVALIVLLALAGDAVLLVIGRILTPWNRQAAGGGT
- the sodN gene encoding superoxide dismutase, Ni gives rise to the protein MRLFARILRPRLEATAHCDLPCGVYDPAQARIEAESVKAIQEKYQGNEDAEFRTRALDIKEQRADLVKHHLWVLWTDYFKPPHFEKYPELHELFNKATKKAGGGPGGVKSSTDPATGQELLDYISQIDKIFWETKAAA
- a CDS encoding NAD(P)-dependent malic enzyme → MTIAGERTIPTREEIFAAHGGGKLGTALTAPLANARDLAVAYTPGVAEVSRAIAADPGLAARYTWTNRLVAVVSDGTAVLGLGDIGPRAALPVMEGKSALFKAFADLDSIPLVLDTTDVDEIVEALVRLRPSFGAVNLEDVSAPRCFELERRLVEALDCPVMHDDQHGTAIVLLAALRGACAVQGRELDGLRVVISGAGAAGVACARILLAAGVRDVVVLDSRGVLDPGRGGEKAAVAALTNPRGVTGGLAEALDGADVFVGLSSAKVPEELLARMAREAIVFALSNPDPEVHPDVARRHAAIVATGRSDFPNQINNVLAFPGVFRGALDAGARRITEEMKLAAAEAIFSVAREELSADAIVPSPFDPRVALAVSSAVAAAAPESAVTH
- a CDS encoding S26 family signal peptidase, coding for MSDTTPGVGAQQCDEGVGVRWRRVAVRGPSMSPTLRDGDVVLVEFGARVRAGDVVLVRWAARPEQLSVKRAARPADDGWWVLGDNDHGSTDSRTLGPAAVLAVVLCRLWPRPRRFRGRS